In a single window of the Nodularia spumigena CCY9414 genome:
- a CDS encoding ATP-binding protein has protein sequence MSKDLLKSFQEAYRNLELLPLSQEKDLRDFRVDYGGDTIDELEQLVEDSPSSDGKIIFTGHRGCGKSTLLAEFSRNIHDRYFVVFFSIADTIEMSDVNHINILFAIGLNLMLEAEARKVNIPQSTKDALEKWFATRTRTEANSIQAEATSDNSILKILSTKLKVDSTIRYEIKQEFERKISELVAQLNIIAASIQAAYKKDVLVIIDDLDKLDLSVVNNIYKDNIKALCLPGFRIIYTIPIAALRETALKPIIENETNDQVVVMPVLKLFAKGDSRQPDAQPRQETFDILCEILQKRIPSELIEPEIAKNIALNSGGVLRELIRIANECCRICLRLIRRQSNETVVINADILDQAINKIRNDFSLPLGSAEYQILQNTYQNFKPEDPKEQEFLDLLHGLYVLEYRNSKNWYDVHPIVVELLRDEGLI, from the coding sequence ATGTCTAAAGATTTGTTAAAGTCCTTTCAAGAAGCCTACCGCAACTTAGAATTGCTTCCTTTGTCCCAGGAAAAAGATTTAAGAGATTTCCGGGTTGATTATGGTGGGGATACTATTGATGAATTAGAACAGCTAGTGGAAGATAGCCCTAGCAGTGATGGCAAAATTATTTTTACCGGACATCGGGGTTGTGGTAAGTCAACTTTGCTGGCGGAATTTAGCCGTAACATTCACGATAGATATTTTGTGGTGTTTTTCTCCATTGCTGACACTATCGAAATGTCTGATGTGAATCACATCAACATTCTGTTTGCTATCGGCCTTAATTTAATGCTAGAGGCAGAAGCACGTAAAGTCAATATTCCCCAATCTACAAAAGATGCTTTAGAAAAATGGTTTGCTACCCGCACTCGCACTGAAGCTAATAGCATCCAAGCTGAAGCAACTAGCGACAACAGTATATTAAAAATACTTAGCACTAAATTAAAAGTAGATTCGACAATTCGCTACGAAATTAAACAGGAATTTGAACGCAAAATATCTGAATTAGTTGCCCAGTTAAATATTATCGCTGCATCGATTCAAGCAGCATATAAAAAAGATGTCTTAGTGATTATCGATGATTTAGATAAACTTGACTTGAGTGTTGTTAATAATATTTACAAGGATAACATTAAAGCCCTGTGTTTACCAGGATTTCGGATTATCTACACAATTCCGATTGCGGCACTGCGAGAAACTGCACTCAAGCCAATTATTGAAAATGAAACGAATGACCAAGTTGTGGTTATGCCTGTTTTAAAGTTATTTGCTAAAGGTGATAGTCGCCAGCCAGATGCCCAACCACGTCAAGAAACGTTTGATATTCTCTGTGAAATTCTACAAAAACGTATTCCCTCAGAGTTAATTGAACCGGAAATAGCCAAAAATATTGCTTTAAATAGTGGTGGTGTACTGCGGGAATTAATTCGGATTGCTAACGAATGTTGCCGAATTTGTTTGCGGTTAATTCGTCGCCAATCAAACGAAACTGTGGTGATTAATGCAGATATTTTAGATCAAGCCATTAATAAAATCCGCAACGACTTTTCTTTACCTTTGGGTAGTGCAGAATATCAAATATTGCAAAATACTTATCAAAATTTTAAACCTGAAGACCCCAAAGAACAAGAATTTCTCGATTTATTACATGGTTTGTACGTTCTGGAATATCGCAATAGTAAAAACTGGTATGACGTACATCCCATAGTGGTGGAATTGTTGCGCGATGAGGGTTTGATATAA